In Sinorhizobium sojae CCBAU 05684, a single window of DNA contains:
- a CDS encoding shikimate dehydrogenase, whose translation MHDKKFLVGLIGADIQMSKSPALHETEARHQGLDYRYELLDLAERGLRASALPDLLDEEERRGFAGSNITHPCKQTVIAHLNRLSEDAEMLGAVNTVVFRNGERIGHNTDWYGFYENFQRGLPDVATSHAVLLGAGGAGVAVAHAAIKLGIERLSIFDQESKRAETLAGHLNDRFSRDCARATTDVGSALRSADGLIHATPTGMKSHPGLPIDAEWLLPRHWAADIVYMPLVTELLALAERKGCRTLRGGGMTVYQAAAAFELFTGIAPDAERMSRHFMDLCRLSA comes from the coding sequence ATGCACGACAAGAAATTCCTCGTGGGACTGATCGGTGCCGACATCCAAATGTCAAAGTCGCCCGCCCTCCACGAAACGGAGGCTCGACACCAGGGCCTCGATTACCGTTACGAGCTTCTCGATCTGGCCGAGCGAGGCCTTCGCGCCTCGGCGCTACCGGACCTCCTCGACGAGGAAGAGCGGCGCGGTTTTGCCGGGAGCAACATTACACATCCGTGCAAGCAGACGGTGATCGCCCACCTCAATCGCCTTTCCGAGGATGCAGAGATGCTCGGTGCGGTCAACACCGTGGTCTTTCGTAACGGCGAGAGGATCGGCCACAACACTGATTGGTACGGTTTCTACGAGAATTTCCAGCGCGGCCTTCCTGACGTCGCGACGTCGCATGCCGTCCTGCTTGGCGCCGGCGGCGCCGGTGTCGCCGTGGCGCATGCCGCAATCAAGCTCGGTATTGAGAGATTATCGATCTTTGACCAGGAATCGAAACGGGCAGAAACCTTGGCTGGGCATTTGAACGATCGGTTCTCAAGGGATTGTGCTCGTGCCACGACGGATGTCGGCAGCGCCCTGCGCTCCGCGGACGGCCTCATCCACGCGACGCCGACGGGTATGAAGAGCCATCCTGGTTTGCCGATCGACGCGGAATGGCTTCTGCCACGGCATTGGGCCGCCGACATCGTCTATATGCCACTCGTCACAGAGCTCCTTGCTCTCGCCGAAAGAAAAGGCTGCCGGACCCTTCGTGGCGGCGGCATGACCGTCTACCAGGCAGCAGCGGCTTTCGAATTGTTCACCGGGATAGCACCCGACGCAGAGCGCATGTCCCGTCACTTTATGGACTTGTGCCGCCTGTCGGCTTGA
- a CDS encoding amino acid ABC transporter ATP-binding protein, whose protein sequence is MESSVLNSANDQSTLISLEDVQKWYGAFHALKSISLSVRKGEKIVLCGPSGSGKSTLIRCINALETIEDGKIVVEGQVLDGSTKSVDAIRREVGMVFQSFNLFPHMTVLQNCTLAPMRVRGTSHTDAERLARKYLERVRILDQAEKYPAQLSGGQQQRVAIARALCMEPKVMLFDEPTSALDPEMVKEVLDTMIGLARDGMTMICVTHEMGFARQVADRVIFMASGEIVEEAEPEVFFKSPKHQRTKTFLGEILAHH, encoded by the coding sequence ATGGAGAGTTCCGTGCTCAATTCCGCAAACGATCAATCGACGCTGATTTCCCTTGAGGACGTGCAGAAGTGGTACGGCGCTTTCCATGCCTTGAAATCCATCAGTCTGTCGGTTCGCAAGGGCGAAAAAATCGTCCTCTGCGGGCCGTCAGGCTCCGGGAAATCAACGTTAATCCGCTGCATCAACGCCCTCGAAACGATCGAGGACGGCAAGATCGTCGTCGAGGGTCAGGTACTGGACGGAAGCACCAAATCCGTCGATGCGATACGTCGCGAGGTGGGAATGGTCTTCCAGAGCTTCAATCTCTTCCCGCACATGACCGTACTTCAGAACTGTACACTCGCCCCGATGCGTGTTCGAGGCACAAGCCACACTGACGCAGAGCGACTGGCTCGAAAATATCTCGAGCGCGTTCGAATCCTGGATCAGGCGGAAAAGTATCCTGCGCAGCTATCCGGCGGACAACAGCAACGCGTTGCCATCGCTCGCGCGCTCTGCATGGAGCCGAAGGTCATGCTCTTCGACGAACCGACCTCTGCCCTCGATCCTGAAATGGTGAAGGAGGTGCTCGACACCATGATCGGGCTCGCCCGTGACGGCATGACGATGATCTGTGTCACGCACGAAATGGGGTTTGCCCGTCAGGTCGCTGATCGCGTCATCTTCATGGCCTCCGGAGAAATCGTCGAAGAGGCCGAACCGGAGGTCTTCTTCAAGTCTCCCAAGCACCAACGCACGAAAACCTTCCTCGGCGAAATCCTGGCCCACCACTGA
- a CDS encoding transporter substrate-binding domain-containing protein, which yields MHNNRRNFLGLALATVAFATVGAATASAASVEEIKAKGTLVVGIQGDNAPWGFVNTSGVQDGFDADVANLFAKELGVKVQFQPLAVANRIPALTTGKVDILFATMAMTEERAKSIQYSKPYAANAISLYAAKSDTVTKPEDVAGWEIGVPKSSSQDKAVTDAVGSTATVRRFDDDAATIQALISGQVKAIGGNQFYGQRLDAASPGTYEPKINFLTTYNGVGTRLGEKDWNEAVNAFIDKIKANGELAAITKKWMAIDLPQFPESIPNIPFTVN from the coding sequence ATGCATAACAATCGTAGGAATTTTCTCGGACTTGCACTGGCAACCGTTGCCTTCGCTACCGTTGGCGCTGCCACCGCCTCTGCGGCAAGTGTGGAGGAAATCAAGGCAAAGGGCACGCTTGTGGTCGGCATCCAGGGCGACAATGCCCCATGGGGGTTCGTCAACACAAGCGGCGTGCAGGACGGCTTCGACGCTGACGTCGCCAACCTTTTTGCCAAGGAATTAGGCGTGAAGGTTCAATTCCAGCCGCTCGCCGTTGCCAACCGAATTCCGGCGCTTACGACCGGCAAAGTCGACATCCTGTTCGCAACGATGGCGATGACGGAAGAACGCGCGAAATCGATTCAATACAGCAAGCCCTACGCCGCCAACGCGATTTCGCTTTATGCCGCGAAGTCCGACACGGTTACGAAGCCTGAAGACGTTGCGGGATGGGAGATCGGCGTTCCGAAGTCCAGTTCGCAGGATAAGGCAGTAACGGACGCCGTCGGGTCCACCGCAACGGTTCGCCGCTTTGATGACGACGCCGCAACCATCCAGGCGCTCATCTCCGGACAGGTAAAGGCAATTGGCGGCAACCAGTTCTATGGCCAGCGTCTGGACGCGGCGAGTCCCGGCACCTATGAGCCCAAGATTAACTTTCTGACGACCTACAACGGCGTCGGGACCCGGCTCGGCGAGAAGGACTGGAACGAAGCCGTCAACGCCTTCATCGACAAGATCAAGGCCAATGGTGAGCTCGCCGCCATCACGAAGAAGTGGATGGCGATCGATTTGCCGCAGTTCCCTGAATCCATTCCGAACATCCCGTTCACCGTCAATTAG
- a CDS encoding amino acid ABC transporter permease — MGPIGENEFFFLMQGLKWTVLLAIVGFIGGGIFGILIALLRTSKTKAARRITAGYIGVFQGTPLLMQLFVVYYGVALLGIEVNAWIAVAIAFTLHASAFLGEIWRGSIEAVPKGQTEAANALGLHYVSRMKDVILPQALKISMPATIGFLVQLIKGTSLAAIVGFIELTRAGQIISNQTYRPLLVFGIVGAIYFIICWPLSHAGSGLEKRMAKAAR, encoded by the coding sequence ATGGGTCCCATCGGCGAAAATGAATTCTTCTTTTTGATGCAGGGTTTGAAGTGGACCGTGCTGCTCGCGATCGTGGGCTTCATCGGTGGGGGGATATTCGGAATCCTGATCGCGCTGCTGCGCACCTCGAAGACGAAGGCCGCCCGGAGGATCACCGCAGGCTATATCGGCGTCTTCCAGGGCACGCCCCTTCTGATGCAGCTCTTCGTTGTCTATTACGGCGTTGCGCTGTTGGGCATCGAGGTCAATGCGTGGATCGCGGTCGCAATCGCCTTCACGCTCCATGCCAGTGCTTTCCTGGGAGAGATCTGGCGCGGCTCCATCGAGGCAGTGCCGAAGGGCCAGACGGAAGCCGCCAACGCCCTCGGTCTGCATTATGTCTCGCGGATGAAAGACGTCATCCTGCCGCAGGCCCTGAAAATCTCGATGCCGGCCACGATCGGCTTCCTTGTCCAGCTCATCAAGGGCACGTCGCTGGCAGCAATCGTCGGCTTCATTGAACTCACTCGCGCCGGCCAGATCATTTCAAACCAGACCTATCGTCCGCTGCTCGTCTTCGGGATCGTCGGCGCAATCTACTTCATCATTTGCTGGCCGCTCTCCCATGCCGGAAGTGGCCTCGAAAAACGGATGGCGAAAGCTGCCCGCTAA
- a CDS encoding amino acid ABC transporter permease: MTYTLDFGAVLDRAPELLWGSLGTLGLALAGMLLALVIGLLGVVARTSKSEITRTLVMVFVEVVRNTPFLVQIFFIYFALPLMGIRLNPTVTAIIALGINGGAYAIEIIRGGVESVSRGQIEAGFALGLYKADVFRLIVLKPALRAIYPSLTSQFIMLTLTTSVCTSIAAYELTSAAQRIESDTFRSFEVYFTVTAIYLVISTLMMGLFALISRHYFNYPTR, encoded by the coding sequence ATGACTTATACGCTTGATTTCGGTGCGGTCCTCGACCGCGCCCCGGAATTGCTATGGGGTTCGCTTGGAACGCTTGGCCTTGCGTTGGCTGGGATGCTTCTCGCACTCGTGATCGGACTCCTGGGCGTTGTTGCAAGGACTTCCAAGAGCGAGATCACGCGCACTCTCGTGATGGTCTTCGTCGAGGTCGTGCGTAATACGCCATTCCTGGTGCAGATCTTCTTCATATATTTTGCGCTTCCTCTCATGGGCATTCGCCTCAATCCGACCGTTACGGCAATCATTGCCCTCGGCATCAATGGTGGGGCGTACGCAATCGAGATTATCCGAGGTGGGGTCGAGAGCGTGTCGCGCGGCCAGATCGAGGCAGGTTTCGCACTTGGACTGTACAAGGCGGACGTCTTCCGGCTCATCGTGCTCAAGCCGGCGCTGCGGGCGATATATCCCTCGCTCACAAGCCAGTTCATCATGCTGACACTGACAACGTCTGTCTGCACGTCAATAGCCGCCTACGAACTGACCTCGGCCGCTCAGCGCATTGAGTCTGACACCTTCCGCAGCTTCGAAGTCTATTTCACGGTGACGGCTATCTATCTGGTTATCTCGACCCTGATGATGGGCCTCTTTGCCCTCATTTCTCGCCACTACTTCAACTACCCGACGCGATAG
- a CDS encoding sugar phosphate isomerase/epimerase family protein: MTVATPRPGLELGVAHFSSIALPPKEFAVIAARSGFASIGLRLHPAFSGAPFYELPVGSQNAQEFKTVADGEGIKVFDIEFFVIDENFVAASHEATVAAAANIGARRLSVCGDDRDGGRLATNLSEFCALAALYGMSVDIENMGWRTVRTFGDSVSVVNSCGAENAGALVDGIHFFRNGASIDELRGHADKVKHLQLCDVRGPAPKTSDAMIAEARSGRLAPGEGELPLKDLWAATEYGAAISVEVPLVGPVDPEAHLKHLHESVLRILKPDH; encoded by the coding sequence ATGACCGTCGCGACGCCAAGACCGGGGCTTGAGCTGGGCGTGGCGCATTTTTCATCCATCGCGCTGCCGCCCAAGGAATTCGCCGTGATAGCTGCTCGGTCGGGTTTTGCGTCGATAGGTCTGCGTCTGCACCCCGCCTTTTCCGGAGCCCCTTTCTACGAGTTGCCGGTGGGCAGCCAGAATGCCCAGGAGTTCAAGACAGTTGCCGATGGCGAAGGCATCAAGGTGTTCGATATCGAGTTCTTCGTGATTGACGAGAACTTCGTTGCGGCCTCACATGAGGCGACCGTGGCAGCGGCTGCGAACATAGGGGCGCGCCGGCTGAGTGTTTGCGGCGATGATCGAGACGGCGGCCGTCTTGCTACGAACCTCTCGGAGTTTTGCGCCTTGGCGGCGCTATATGGCATGTCAGTCGACATCGAAAACATGGGCTGGCGGACGGTAAGAACCTTTGGCGACAGCGTTTCGGTCGTGAATTCCTGTGGAGCAGAGAACGCCGGTGCCCTCGTTGACGGGATTCACTTCTTTCGAAACGGCGCCTCCATCGACGAGCTTCGCGGACATGCAGATAAGGTAAAACACCTCCAGCTTTGCGACGTCCGCGGGCCTGCTCCCAAAACATCGGACGCAATGATCGCCGAGGCAAGAAGCGGTAGGCTCGCGCCTGGAGAAGGCGAATTGCCGCTGAAGGACCTCTGGGCGGCAACCGAATACGGCGCCGCTATCTCGGTTGAAGTGCCACTCGTCGGGCCGGTGGACCCGGAGGCACATCTAAAACATCTGCATGAAAGCGTACTGCGGATTTTGAAACCGGATCATTGA
- a CDS encoding GntR family transcriptional regulator yields MVPDDDGAFAPTTEDAPSSSGFLDDGKNTIGSQLASRLREAIISGELQAGSKINLDKARKTFNVSLSPLREGLARLISDGLVEFEDNRGYRVSSISLANLEEITTLREEFEVFALRESMRLGDVEWEGNVMRALHRLNRTERDAARPETLERWEELHREFHLTLISGCGKPILLHFCRLLLNLNDRYRRVFLTRTSGDRNVSQEHSEIAQGAVARDLDYACDMLRQHIHRTGTNLRKHLATKGIL; encoded by the coding sequence ATGGTACCGGATGACGACGGCGCATTTGCTCCGACGACAGAAGATGCTCCATCGTCTTCTGGCTTTCTCGATGATGGCAAAAACACAATTGGGAGCCAGCTTGCATCCCGCCTTCGTGAGGCGATCATCTCCGGCGAGCTTCAGGCCGGCAGCAAGATCAATCTCGACAAGGCGCGCAAGACGTTCAACGTAAGCCTCAGCCCGCTGCGAGAAGGGTTGGCGCGGTTGATATCGGACGGTCTAGTAGAGTTCGAGGACAATCGCGGCTACCGCGTTTCATCAATTTCCTTGGCCAATCTCGAAGAGATCACCACCCTGCGCGAAGAATTTGAAGTCTTCGCGCTTCGCGAGTCGATGCGGCTCGGCGATGTGGAGTGGGAGGGCAACGTCATGCGCGCGCTGCATCGCCTTAACCGCACCGAGCGTGACGCGGCTCGGCCGGAGACGCTGGAGCGCTGGGAAGAGCTTCACCGCGAATTTCATCTGACACTCATATCTGGCTGCGGGAAGCCGATCCTGCTCCATTTCTGCAGATTGCTTCTTAATCTCAACGACCGGTATCGCCGGGTGTTTCTGACTCGCACGTCGGGTGACCGCAACGTCAGCCAGGAGCACAGTGAGATTGCTCAGGGAGCCGTCGCGCGGGATCTGGACTATGCGTGCGACATGTTGCGTCAGCATATTCACCGCACGGGAACCAATCTGCGCAAACACCTGGCGACAAAGGGGATCTTGTGA
- a CDS encoding intradiol ring-cleavage dioxygenase produces MVIKTESDLTPAVLAAMNRTEDPRLREILVAMVKHLHAFVRDVRLTEVEFREATAILNEIGKLHTDHHNEFVLMAGSLGVSSLVCLLNNGDRGQTETSQSLLGPFWRLNSPRVENGGSIIRSETPGTPLFVHAKVVDRDGKPIAGAEVDVWHASPVGLYENQDPDQAEMNLRGKFMTDEQGRFWFRTVKMVGYPIPVDGVVGRLLKVQGRHPYRPAHLHALIFKHGYKTLISQVFDPSDPNIDSDVQFGVTAALIGDFIRHEEPHPTETDIPGPWFSLDYTYVMEPGEAVLPRPPIK; encoded by the coding sequence ATGGTGATCAAAACTGAAAGCGATCTGACGCCAGCCGTTCTCGCTGCGATGAATCGCACTGAAGACCCCCGCCTGCGAGAAATCCTTGTCGCGATGGTCAAGCATCTTCATGCCTTCGTGCGCGACGTTCGACTGACCGAGGTCGAATTTCGGGAGGCGACAGCCATTCTGAACGAGATCGGGAAGCTGCATACCGATCACCACAACGAGTTTGTGCTGATGGCCGGTTCTCTTGGCGTGTCTTCACTTGTCTGCCTGCTGAACAATGGCGACAGAGGACAGACTGAGACCTCCCAGTCGCTGTTGGGCCCATTCTGGCGCCTCAACTCTCCGCGTGTCGAAAATGGCGGGTCGATCATCCGATCCGAGACGCCGGGCACTCCCTTGTTCGTGCACGCCAAGGTCGTTGACCGCGACGGTAAGCCAATCGCCGGCGCCGAAGTGGATGTGTGGCATGCATCTCCCGTCGGTCTTTATGAAAACCAGGACCCGGACCAGGCCGAGATGAACTTGCGCGGTAAATTCATGACCGACGAGCAAGGTCGGTTCTGGTTCAGGACCGTCAAGATGGTCGGGTATCCGATACCGGTCGACGGCGTAGTCGGACGCCTGCTCAAAGTTCAGGGACGCCATCCGTACCGACCAGCGCACCTGCACGCACTGATCTTCAAGCACGGATACAAGACGCTGATTTCCCAGGTCTTCGACCCCAGCGACCCGAACATCGACTCCGATGTTCAGTTCGGTGTCACGGCAGCGCTGATCGGCGACTTCATTCGTCATGAGGAGCCCCATCCGACCGAAACGGATATTCCTGGTCCCTGGTTCTCGCTCGACTACACCTATGTCATGGAGCCCGGCGAAGCCGTTTTGCCGCGTCCCCCGATCAAATAA
- a CDS encoding fumarylacetoacetate hydrolase family protein — MITEEERRAAADALLKAEIERKPIIQPSETYSNLELEDAYRIQALWAEARVAKGARIVGHKIGLTSRAMQMASKMTEPDYGCILDDALYNDGAQIRADLFIKPRLEVELAFVMGEDLVGPGTRIYDVMRATEFVVPALEIIDYRTEVPRAITDTIADNAAFGALVVGGRIIRPMDIDIRWVGATLSKNGIIEESGVSAAIMGHPAAGIAWLVNKLHAVGGGLKKGQIVLAGSFTRPVDIAKGDVIQADYGPVGSIGVSFV; from the coding sequence ATGATCACCGAAGAAGAACGCCGGGCCGCGGCAGACGCGCTGCTCAAAGCTGAAATCGAGCGCAAGCCGATCATACAGCCTAGCGAGACCTACTCGAACCTTGAACTCGAGGACGCCTACCGAATTCAGGCTTTGTGGGCGGAGGCGAGGGTAGCCAAGGGCGCACGGATCGTCGGGCATAAGATTGGCCTGACGTCACGCGCAATGCAGATGGCGTCGAAGATGACGGAGCCGGACTACGGCTGCATTCTTGACGATGCGCTTTACAATGACGGAGCGCAGATCAGGGCTGACTTGTTTATCAAGCCGCGCCTCGAGGTCGAGCTGGCCTTTGTTATGGGTGAGGATCTCGTCGGGCCCGGCACCAGGATCTATGACGTCATGCGTGCGACCGAGTTCGTTGTCCCGGCGCTCGAGATTATCGACTACCGGACCGAAGTCCCTCGAGCGATCACCGATACCATTGCGGACAACGCGGCTTTCGGCGCCCTCGTCGTGGGTGGCCGTATAATTCGCCCGATGGACATTGATATACGTTGGGTCGGAGCGACTCTTTCCAAGAACGGCATCATCGAGGAGTCGGGCGTGTCGGCGGCGATCATGGGACATCCGGCAGCCGGCATCGCGTGGCTGGTCAACAAACTTCATGCTGTGGGCGGTGGCCTGAAGAAGGGACAAATAGTCCTGGCCGGCTCCTTCACGCGTCCTGTCGATATCGCGAAAGGTGATGTCATTCAGGCCGACTATGGCCCTGTTGGCTCCATCGGCGTGTCGTTCGTGTGA
- the hpaI gene encoding 4-hydroxy-2-oxoheptanedioate aldolase, which translates to MEHPVNRFKQKLLAGQSQIGLWCGLPGNYAAEIVAPSGFDWLLFDTEHSPGDVLTVLPQLQAVAPYDVSAVVRPASNDPVLIKRFLDIGVQTLLIPYVQNAEEAKAAAAAVRYPPDGIRGVSALTRATRFGRVANYAQNAEREICLLLQVETREALGNLESIASVEGVDGVFVGPADLAASFGHRGQPSHPEVVDAIIDAIERLKALGKPAGILTPDETFAARCLSLGTLFTAVGVDVAVLARGSEALAARFASQGA; encoded by the coding sequence ATGGAACATCCTGTCAATCGGTTCAAGCAGAAGCTTCTTGCTGGTCAAAGTCAGATCGGCTTGTGGTGTGGCCTGCCGGGAAACTACGCCGCGGAAATCGTCGCGCCTTCAGGTTTCGATTGGCTCCTGTTCGACACGGAACATTCTCCAGGTGACGTTCTAACCGTCCTGCCACAATTGCAAGCGGTCGCACCATACGACGTTTCCGCAGTCGTCCGCCCGGCCAGCAACGACCCCGTTCTCATCAAACGTTTCCTGGATATCGGCGTTCAGACACTGCTCATTCCCTACGTTCAGAACGCGGAAGAGGCGAAAGCCGCAGCCGCGGCAGTGCGATATCCTCCGGATGGAATTCGTGGTGTTTCGGCCCTGACGCGCGCCACTCGGTTCGGCCGAGTTGCGAACTATGCGCAAAATGCGGAACGGGAAATCTGCCTGTTGCTGCAAGTTGAGACGCGGGAAGCGCTTGGCAACCTCGAGTCGATTGCGTCGGTAGAGGGAGTGGATGGCGTATTCGTAGGACCGGCAGACCTGGCTGCGAGTTTCGGACACAGGGGCCAACCGAGCCACCCCGAGGTGGTCGATGCCATTATCGACGCGATTGAACGGCTGAAAGCGTTGGGCAAGCCCGCGGGCATTCTTACCCCGGATGAGACGTTCGCGGCACGGTGCCTCTCGCTGGGAACGCTGTTTACTGCTGTTGGTGTCGATGTCGCTGTTCTGGCAAGGGGATCGGAAGCACTCGCGGCACGATTTGCATCTCAGGGAGCGTGA
- a CDS encoding transporter substrate-binding domain-containing protein, with amino-acid sequence MPERDELLTEIAPTGVVRAAVNMSNAALVQLDQVTGVLTGPSAQIAIALAAELDCGLSLVRYGSAADILAAAEGNEWDVAFIASDPSRADRFSFSPPYTMVTASFLVSDSSPLGSVEHIDVEGVRIAAARTAAYTKQLERQVRNAILLHTENPASALDMLVSSQCDAAAGLTESLSRFCEENPGFRVVEGTFSKVPQAIAVHRRCVHASTFLSDFIQQHCSAGKPSN; translated from the coding sequence ATGCCGGAACGTGATGAGCTCCTCACTGAAATCGCACCGACGGGAGTCGTCCGAGCGGCGGTCAACATGTCGAATGCCGCACTTGTCCAACTCGATCAAGTGACAGGCGTTCTAACAGGGCCGAGCGCGCAGATCGCGATCGCACTTGCGGCAGAACTCGACTGCGGTTTGTCGCTGGTTCGATACGGATCGGCCGCTGACATTCTTGCGGCTGCCGAAGGCAACGAGTGGGACGTTGCGTTCATTGCTTCTGATCCGTCACGTGCCGACAGGTTCTCCTTCTCGCCCCCCTATACCATGGTGACCGCCAGCTTTCTGGTGTCAGACAGTAGCCCGCTGGGCAGCGTCGAGCATATCGACGTCGAAGGGGTACGCATTGCCGCCGCCAGAACCGCTGCGTATACAAAGCAGCTTGAGCGACAGGTTAGAAATGCAATCCTCCTCCATACCGAGAATCCCGCATCCGCCCTGGACATGCTTGTATCCTCCCAGTGCGATGCGGCTGCGGGCTTGACCGAGTCCCTGTCACGTTTCTGCGAAGAGAATCCAGGTTTCCGCGTTGTTGAGGGGACATTCTCGAAAGTGCCTCAGGCGATCGCTGTGCATCGGAGGTGCGTTCACGCTTCAACCTTCCTGTCGGACTTCATCCAGCAGCATTGCAGTGCGGGTAAGCCGAGCAATTGA